The Ornithodoros turicata isolate Travis chromosome 7, ASM3712646v1, whole genome shotgun sequence genome includes a region encoding these proteins:
- the LOC135400189 gene encoding uncharacterized protein LOC135400189 — translation MVTCHLCPPADRQHYTTALGLQVHLANVHNLATPCIPFCETLCTLRNYTNRYELHLHDRDDDGQDVSTFFHENGRYLAGVLRHFGFPLRFYVLLKAELGRHTPEDEIIFVTQFIPSSVHTLWSERDVERAVIEVGTEVTNNLEKLEMQGSGFFLFRIHACILHVGRLAPQLIGCTDFELPNELKKKCRCLLNVDLHEDSEQNMCFAFCVLAGLHPAKGSYRRRASSYRSYLSQYVFPETFPVVFPKDVEMFEKQNDVSINVYGYDKDEKYVYPIKVVDDQCKKHVDLLLIDFHFVLITNFNALFTPPGYFHCKRCTMGFTTPGVLADHLLMCKQQKVSKTIFPKKGETLSFAGEHLMSEVPFYCVYDFESVLSPCSGGGNVYEEHIPSSFCLLVIRSCDSYVLKKHIYRGADCVSVFMELLRNLHDELYAMLHETVPLQMTPGDELEHSEATHCNICKEPFTKKQKVRDHDHVSGEFRQSLCQGCNLKLRIPRKVPIIAHNANYDLGFIVAHLHLLRKTDIRVIASSCQKFKAIDIGVFRFIDSLSFLNASLDTLTKNLCDKGESNFRCLRQFFAEEDYFRLVVRKGVFCYNYVTSFERYDEPCLPSRDQFFNQLNGSEVSEEDYRHAQNVFEKFQLKSLGEYSDLYLLTDALLLADVFQNFRIWALETHKIEPLHFVSLPGLSMSCALKMSRINLDLIHDPDAYLLIERGLRGGMTQCSTRMATANVPGTDQYDPEKPKTIIHYMDINGLYGTVMREPLPFGDFEWLSPEEVAGLDVTLVADYADVGYFLEVDLAYVQELHERHKDLPLAPEKMSVPYELLSDYQKDLMKKFNLPQHDIEPKLLLTLLDKKKYFLHYRSLKLYLQLGLRLEKIHRVLRFKQKPFLRSYVDFHHELRKQATNTFERNLYKSLINSVYGKTCMNVRKFVDCRLATSEEQVLRFLRKPNLKQFRALSSNVVLFQFAQSIVRMRQPLYLGFTILELSKVMMYDFYYNNLLRVAPDTRLLYMDTDSYIVMLSDEKALAELADTHLDTSGHSCDDSMYSTKNKMVLGKFKNEMPHDHILGFCCLKPKLYALDLHSKRRYNRAKGVKQCEAQKLHYSMYIDSLKLGEVYKVCQNLIVRKENINKSVCVTKVALNPLDTKRFICEDGIHTLPFGYASNGKM, via the coding sequence atggtgacatgccacctttgtcctccggccgatcggcagcactacacaacagcgctgggacttcaagttcatctggctaacgttcataaccttgcaacaccctgtatcccattttgtgagacactctgtacgctccgcaactataccaaccgctatgagcttcatctacatgacagagacgacgacgggcaggatgtcagcacattctttcatgaaaacggacgctaccttgccggtgtacttcgacatttcggatttccgttacgcttttatgttttgctgaaggcggaactcggtcgacatacgcctgaggatgagatcatatttgtcactcaatttattccttcgagtgtgcatacgctgtggtcggaacgagacgtagaacgtgctgtcattgaagtaggcactgaagtcaccaacaatttagaaaagcttgaaatgcaagggtcgggatttttcttatttcgaattcacgcctgcattcttcatgtcggtcgtctcgcaccacagctcattggttgtaccgactttgaattgccaaacgaattgaaaaaaaagtgtcggtgtcttctgaatgtcgaccttcacgaggatagtgaacagaacatgtgtttcgcattttgcgtacttgccggtctacatcctgcaaagggttcttacagacgcagagcttcatcctacaggtcatacctgtctcaatatgtatttccagagacgtttcctgtagtgttcccgaaagatgtagaaatgtttgagaagcagaacgatgtgagcattaacgtgtacggttatgacaaagatgaaaaatatgtttacccgattaaggttgttgacgaccagtgcaagaagcatgtcgacctactgctgattgacttccattttgtactcattactaatttcaatgctttgttcacaccacctggttattttcactgcaaacggtgtacgatgggtttcaccaccccgggtgtactcgccgatcatctactaatgtgtaaacaacaaaaagtgtccaagactatttttccaaagaagggtgagacactgtcgtttgccggagagcatttgatgtcggaagttcccttctactgtgtatacgactttgagagtgtactatcaccgtgttcgggaggcgggaatgtctacgaggaacacatcccttcatccttctgtctcctcgtcatacgctcgtgcgattcgtatgtcttgaagaaacatatttaccgtggtgcagactgcgtttccgttttcatggaactattgcgtaatttgcatgatgagctgtatgcgatgttgcacgagactgtgcccttgcaaatgaccccaggagacgaactcgagcattctgaagccactcactgtaacatctgtaaagaaccattcactaagaagcagaaagtgcgagaccatgatcacgtaagtggagaatttcgccaatcattgtgtcagggatgtaatctgaaactgcggataccacggaaagtgcccatcattgcacataatgccaATTATGACCTCGGATTCATAGTAGCTCATCTGCACCTGCTTCGGAAGACAGACATCAGAGTGATAGCCTCCAGTTGTCAAAAGTTTAAGGCTATAGACATTGGTGTGTTCCGCTTCATAGACTCGTTAAGCTTCCTCAATGCTAGTCTCGACACACTGACGAAAAATCTATGTGACAAAGGTGAATCTAACTTCAGGTGTCTGCGTCAGTTTTTCGCAGAGGAGGACTACTTCAGGTTGGTTGTACGTAAAGGGGTTTTCTGTTATAACTACGTTACCTCTTTTGAACGTTACGACGAGCCCTGTTTGCCATCACGTGACCAGTTCTTTAACCAACTGAACGGATCAGAAGTGAGCGAGGAAGATTACCGCCATGCGCAAAAtgtgtttgaaaaatttcaactgaagagcctgggcgagtactcggatttgtaccttctgacggacgcattgcttctggcagacgtgtttcaaaacttccgaatatgggcgttggagacgcacaaaattgaaccacttcatttcgtgtcactcccgggactaagcatgtcttgcgcactaaaaatgagccggattaatctggatttaatccacgatcccgatgcctatctgttaattgaACGGGGCCTGCGTGGTGGTATGACCCAGTGTTCAACGCGAATGGCCACTGCAAATGTCCCAGGGACAGATCAGTACGATCCCGAAAAACCAAAGACCATAATTCATTACATGGACATAAATGGACTCTATGGCACAGTGATGCGTGAACCACTCCCATTCGGAGACTTTGAATGGCTGTCACCCGAAGAGGTTGCAGGTTTAGATGTAACCCTTGTTGCAGATTATGCAGACGTTGGTTATTTTTTAGAGGTAGACCTGGCCTACGTACAAGAGCTCCACGAACGACATAAAGATTTACCGCTCGCGCCCGAAAAAATGAGCGTCCCGTATGAGTTGCTTTCGGATTATCAGAAAGACCTGATGAAAAAATTTAACCTCCCACAGCATGATATAGAACCGAAATTACTCCTTACACTGCTTGACAAGAAGAAGTATTTTCTTCATTATCGCAGTCTAAAGTTGTACCTACAGTTGGGTCTTCGGCTCGAGAAAATTCACCGGGTGCTCAGGTTCAAACAAAAACCATTCCTGCGATCCTATGTTGACTTCCATCATGAactacgcaagcaggcaaccaataccttcgaacgtaacctgtacaagagtttaattaactccgtatatgggaaaacatgtatgaatgtacgaaagttcgtcgactgtcgcttagcaacttccgaggagcaagtgttgagattcttgcgtaaaccgaacctcaaacaattcagggctctaagctctaacgtagtcttgtttcagttcgctcaatcgatagtccgtatgcgacagcctctgtacctggggttcactattctcgagctgtctaaagtcatgatgtatgacttttattataacaacttgcttcgggtagccccggacacaaggctcttgtatatggacacagattcttatatcgtgatgctgagcgatgagaaggcccttgcggagctcgccgatacccaccttgatacatctggtcattcttgtgatgactcgatgtattctacgaaaaacaagatggtgctaggaaaatttaagaacgaaatgccccacgaccacatcctagggttctgttgcctgaaaccaaagctctatgcactagacctccatagtaaaagacgatacaatcgtgctaagggggtgaaacaatgtgaagcccagaagttgcattattcaatgtacatagactctcttaagcttggtgaagtgtacaaagtttgtcagaacctcattgtgcgcaaggaaaatataaataaaagtgtatgtgttacgaaagtagctttaaatcccctagacacaaagcgtttcatttgtgaggatggtatccacacgttaccctttgggtacgcatccaatggaaagatgtag